The genomic DNA CCATTAACAAAAAGAGTGCCGACGACTACTTTCAAGAAAATCCCAGTCATCTGGCCAAACTAAAATCTCCCATGGAGACCCTGGGACTGGAAAACGACTACGATGTCTTGGTCAACGTCCACGGCGGCGGCTTGACCGGACAGTCAGAAGCCATTCGTTTGGGGGTGGCGCGGGCGATTTGCCAGCTCGACCCGGAAAACCGCCATCCCCTCAAGAGCGAAGGCTATTTGACCCGTGACCCCAGGGCAAAAGAACGGCGCAAGTACGGGCTGCGTAAAGCTCGCAAGTCCCCGCAATACTCGAAACGCTAGATCGCAGGGACTGGCAAAAAACGTTAAAATAACAATAACAGCGGTAGATTGGGCGCTGCAATCTGCCGTCCCCAATCATTCCAGCGAGAATCTTTCTTTCTACTGTTTCATCGTATCATTGGCTATTTTTCGGAGTTGGTTATGCCCAAACCAGACATTCACCCTCAATGGTATCCCGAAGCGAAAGTTTACTGTAACGGCGAGTGGGTAACCACCGTCGGTTCTACCCAACCGGAACTTCACGTAGACGTTTGGTCGGGGAACCATCCTTTCTACACGGGAACCCAACGAATTAT from Geitlerinema sp. PCC 9228 includes the following:
- the rpsI gene encoding 30S ribosomal protein S9 codes for the protein MMAVNETDRVVYRGTGRRKTSVARVRLVPGDGQVTINKKSADDYFQENPSHLAKLKSPMETLGLENDYDVLVNVHGGGLTGQSEAIRLGVARAICQLDPENRHPLKSEGYLTRDPRAKERRKYGLRKARKSPQYSKR
- the rpmE gene encoding 50S ribosomal protein L31 → MPKPDIHPQWYPEAKVYCNGEWVTTVGSTQPELHVDVWSGNHPFYTGTQRIIDTEGRVERFLRKYGMKGKNNQTK